The Vicinamibacteria bacterium genome window below encodes:
- a CDS encoding class I SAM-dependent methyltransferase, producing MLRLTLLSMTTELSPDTETARAFAESWNRLPEGSAYTRAQFLDWLAPLDPETVRGSSVLELGFGNGSLLYHMAGFGPARLVGVELANTLDVARRNLKDFPGSQVELHRGDITRVVLGEFDVVYCIGVLHHLTDPGAGFASVIRHTRPGGRFHCWVYAWEGNAIVRYLVDPLRRVSSRLPWWLTKYALALPLVVPYFAYAKLLRWLWPRGAPRGLRPLLPLHDYSLWIAERELGFFHHVAFDQLVTPTTTYIPREQVEDWLADPRVEPGSGYVIFRNGNSWKFGGRRRSTAQDVNGDAR from the coding sequence ATGTTACGACTCACTCTCCTTTCAATGACGACCGAGCTTTCTCCCGACACCGAGACGGCGAGAGCCTTCGCGGAGTCGTGGAATCGTCTTCCCGAGGGCTCCGCCTACACCCGGGCTCAATTTCTGGACTGGCTGGCGCCGCTCGATCCCGAGACCGTACGCGGGAGCTCGGTGCTCGAGCTCGGATTCGGAAACGGTTCGCTCCTCTACCACATGGCGGGCTTCGGCCCCGCGCGACTGGTCGGCGTGGAGCTGGCGAACACTCTCGACGTGGCCCGACGAAACTTGAAGGACTTCCCCGGGAGCCAAGTCGAGCTCCACCGCGGGGACATCACCCGGGTGGTGCTCGGGGAGTTCGATGTCGTCTATTGCATCGGCGTGCTCCACCACTTGACCGATCCTGGGGCCGGTTTCGCCTCGGTGATCCGTCATACGCGACCCGGGGGGCGGTTTCACTGCTGGGTCTACGCCTGGGAGGGAAACGCGATCGTTCGCTACCTCGTGGATCCGCTGAGACGAGTGAGCTCGAGACTTCCCTGGTGGCTCACGAAGTACGCTCTGGCCTTGCCTCTCGTGGTTCCCTACTTTGCCTATGCGAAGCTCTTGCGATGGCTCTGGCCCCGGGGAGCTCCCCGCGGCCTCCGCCCCCTGCTCCCGCTGCATGACTACAGTCTCTGGATCGCCGAGCGCGAGCTCGGATTCTTTCACCACGTCGCTTTCGATCAGCTGGTGACCCCCACCACGACCTACATCCCCCGAGAGCAAGTGGAGGATTGGCTCGCGGATCCGAGGGTCGAGCCGGGCTCGGGTTACGTGATCTTCCGAAACGGCAACTCGTGGAAGTTTGGCGGCCGCAGACGCTCGACGGCGCAGGACGTAAACGGCGACGCCCGGTAG
- a CDS encoding aminotransferase class V-fold PLP-dependent enzyme — MTLNRRTFLGIAGGCLAAVRSDALAQVRASVAAAASRSAQELARDEDFWFQVRHAFTIDRNSINLNSGSVSPAPRSVQTAMQQYWDVTNMSPSYYVDEMLGPRVEVVRRRLAATFGCDSEEMAITRNTSESMEILQFGLDLAPGDEVLTTTQDYPRMVTTWRQREKRDGIVHRAVPYPTPPSSLDEITRSIEQAITPRTKVILVCHVTYTTGQIFPVREICQMARRRGIETFVDGAHGFAHFPFTRDDLDCDYYGTSLHKWLLAPVGTGFLYVRKEKIPKIWPLMSAPDDRRGDIRKFEEIGTHPIALRGAVTEALTFHDSLGVGRKAARLHYLRRRWTDRLRDLPGVTIWNADEPEQAVGIGAMSLAGIDAEKLTRFLEAKYGIHVRPRFVEDEFSCIRVTPNVFTTLEEIDLFCSAIEDAARNGVAA; from the coding sequence ATGACGCTGAACCGACGGACCTTTCTCGGCATCGCGGGCGGTTGTCTCGCGGCGGTCCGCTCCGACGCCCTCGCCCAGGTGCGCGCGAGTGTCGCGGCGGCGGCGAGCCGGAGCGCGCAGGAGCTGGCCCGCGACGAGGATTTCTGGTTCCAGGTTCGGCACGCCTTCACCATCGACCGGAATTCCATCAATTTGAACAGCGGGAGCGTCAGCCCGGCACCGCGCTCGGTACAAACCGCCATGCAGCAGTATTGGGACGTCACGAATATGAGTCCCTCTTATTACGTCGATGAGATGCTCGGACCTCGGGTCGAGGTCGTGCGCCGACGTCTAGCGGCCACCTTCGGATGCGACTCCGAAGAAATGGCAATCACCCGGAACACCAGCGAGTCGATGGAGATCCTTCAATTCGGCCTCGACCTCGCGCCAGGAGACGAAGTCCTCACGACGACCCAGGATTATCCGCGCATGGTCACGACCTGGCGCCAGCGCGAGAAGCGGGACGGCATCGTGCACCGGGCGGTTCCGTATCCCACACCACCCTCGAGCCTCGACGAGATCACGAGATCCATCGAGCAGGCCATCACGCCGCGCACGAAGGTCATCCTCGTCTGCCACGTCACCTACACCACCGGACAGATCTTTCCCGTCAGAGAAATCTGCCAGATGGCACGGCGGCGCGGCATCGAGACGTTCGTGGACGGTGCCCACGGCTTCGCCCACTTCCCCTTCACCCGGGACGATCTCGACTGCGACTATTACGGCACCAGCCTTCACAAATGGCTTCTCGCTCCCGTCGGCACCGGCTTCCTCTACGTGCGCAAAGAGAAGATTCCGAAGATCTGGCCTCTCATGAGCGCGCCCGACGACAGGCGCGGCGACATCCGCAAGTTCGAGGAGATCGGCACCCACCCCATCGCGCTCCGGGGCGCCGTTACCGAAGCGCTGACGTTTCACGACAGCCTCGGCGTCGGGCGAAAGGCAGCGCGCCTCCATTATCTGAGGCGGCGATGGACGGACCGGCTTCGCGATCTCCCGGGTGTCACCATCTGGAACGCGGACGAGCCGGAGCAAGCGGTGGGAATCGGAGCGATGAGCCTCGCGGGCATCGACGCTGAGAAGCTCACCCGATTCCTCGAAGCGAAGTACGGCATCCACGTAAGGCCGCGCTTCGTTGAGGACGAGTTTTCTTGCATACGAGTCACGCCGAACGTTTTTACGACGCTCGAGGAGATCGACTTGTTCTGCTCCGCCATCGAGGACGCGGCCCGTAACGGCGTCGCTGCCTGA
- a CDS encoding DUF1801 domain-containing protein, with protein sequence MSQLMRFESSVKRDPAIEAWMHQHSGELGRIASRWFEVMRHCGDDVRELLHDGHPTVCVGDAAFAYVNAFKAHVNVGFFRGAEIADPAGLLEGTGKYMRHVKLRPERDVDAAALRKLIETAYRDMKGRLKAG encoded by the coding sequence ATGAGCCAACTCATGCGGTTCGAAAGCTCGGTCAAGCGAGATCCGGCCATCGAGGCTTGGATGCATCAGCATTCGGGTGAGTTGGGGAGGATCGCGAGTCGCTGGTTCGAGGTGATGCGCCATTGCGGAGACGATGTCCGAGAGTTATTGCACGATGGCCATCCGACCGTGTGTGTCGGCGATGCGGCATTTGCCTATGTCAACGCCTTCAAAGCTCACGTGAACGTCGGGTTCTTTCGTGGCGCCGAGATTGCCGATCCGGCGGGCCTGTTGGAAGGTACTGGCAAGTACATGCGCCACGTGAAACTCAGGCCCGAACGTGACGTCGATGCCGCGGCCCTGAGAAAGCTCATCGAAACGGCATACAGGGATATGAAGGGGCGCCTGAAGGCGGGGTAG